One window from the genome of Lentibacillus daqui encodes:
- a CDS encoding YwqI/YxiC family protein, whose protein sequence is MSQEIKVAPFSIESALAELQAAGESLETTFAKEINGANILDMVEKINEMKQTYEEILTSYKMLLKNNADETGVAIDSFVENEKVIADAIQFTR, encoded by the coding sequence ATGAGTCAGGAAATTAAGGTCGCTCCGTTTTCAATTGAGTCGGCATTGGCGGAATTGCAGGCGGCTGGGGAGTCATTGGAGACGACTTTTGCCAAGGAAATAAATGGAGCGAACATCCTTGATATGGTCGAAAAAATCAACGAAATGAAACAAACGTATGAAGAAATTTTAACCTCCTACAAAATGTTGTTGAAGAATAATGCGGACGAGACCGGGGTGGCAATTGACTCATTTGTGGAAAATGAAAAAGTGATTGCGGACGCCATTCAATTTACACGATAG
- a CDS encoding YwqH-like family protein, with protein MMNAVTLGSIASVQGAISGLRLQLEAKREELERLNRALSELSDCQNDFHTKKPLCLKPELTATTWFGEWADDFDSIRENELQESYVEISDEQLDDAISKLEAKIQEIKLEIQSLEASIAAQRTIIAGLYAQGKGDK; from the coding sequence ATGATGAATGCAGTGACTCTTGGCAGTATAGCGTCTGTTCAAGGTGCAATCAGCGGGTTGCGTCTACAGTTGGAGGCGAAAAGAGAGGAATTAGAACGGCTTAATCGGGCTTTATCGGAATTGTCGGATTGCCAAAATGATTTTCATACGAAAAAACCACTTTGTTTAAAACCGGAATTAACGGCAACTACCTGGTTCGGGGAGTGGGCTGATGATTTTGACTCCATAAGAGAAAATGAATTGCAAGAGAGCTATGTTGAAATCTCCGATGAACAATTGGATGATGCAATTTCCAAGTTGGAAGCAAAGATTCAGGAAATCAAACTAGAGATTCAAAGTCTGGAGGCAAGTATCGCAGCCCAGCGTACTATAATTGCTGGCCTGTACGCACAGGGAAAGGGGGACAAATAA